Proteins encoded together in one Leishmania donovani BPK282A1 complete genome, chromosome 33 window:
- a CDS encoding translation initiation factor IF-2, putative — translation MPPKAPKGAPKAAAKKGPPNAMLAKLKMKMELQKAEEERLRLEAEEEERRIREEERLAEEQRKFEEAERQKERERQKEEERLARKERKAAGKNDALDRMRAAGMILPDVDRIRHDEEVRKVEENAAPKPKPKPKPKPVVAAAPPPEEEEEEEGEPTELTESEEEIDEDDWEAVMERDERRATRHTNNERIRAERAERKETREAEKRRMEEEIRSKNHVLEKVSNLRSPICCVLGHVDTGKTSLLDRIRSTNVQGGEAGGITQQIGATFFPRESLVSATAELIKKHKCNLNVPGLLVIDTPGHESFTNLRSRGSSLCDIAILVVDIMHGLEQQTRESIRLLREKRCPFIVALNKVDRLFDWQPHENMDIQQSLELQKAHVRSEFHTRWCQVKNELSAEGLNSELYYNNKEVRNVVSVVPTSARTGEGVCDLLLLEIQLVQQFMEGKVTYKDDLQCTVLEVKPITGYGFTIDVILINGELHEGDEICLCGQNGPIFTQIRSLLTPQPLREMRVRGEYIHHKSIKAAMGVKISGNDFEYVIPGTQLLVVHANDNKEKIAELVMKDATNINEFLDPDGLGVSVQSSTLGALEALLSFLKGMKIPVASIAIGPIYKRHMHQVLSMKRREPRYAVILAFDVPVSEEAREIAKKNDIDIFEANIIYHLFDKFTRYMNEYEQREKDRLRSVAVFPVQLKMIAESIHSTDPIIIPVTVERGQLRPGTPLSAIRKKDDSVVVIGRVMSMERDNRPVEIGTPGMDLAVKINSGESGVTVGRQFDNSDIIVSHITRQSVDAVKKFKDELKPDDVLLLASLIKVLKVPNK, via the coding sequence ATGCCACCAAAGGCACCCAAGGGAGCCCccaaggcggcggccaagAAGGGGCCGCCGAACGCCATGCTGGCGAAGCTCAAGATGAAGATGGAGCTTCAgaaggcggaagaggagcgtctgcgcctcgaggccgaagaggaggagcgccgtatccgtgaggaggagaggctcgctgaggagcagcgcaagttcgaggaggcggagcgccagaaggagcgcgagcgtcagaaggaggaggagcgcctgGCCCGCAAGGAGCGCAAGGCGGCTGGGAAGAACGACGCCCTCGACCGCATGCGCGCGGCTGGCATGATATTGCCCGATGTAGATCGCATTCGCCATGATGAGGAGGTGCgcaaggtggaggagaaCGCTGCGCCAAAGCCGAAGCCAAAGCCGAAGCCGAAGCCGGTcgttgccgcggcgccgcctcccgaagaagaggaggaggaagagggggagccGACCGAGCTGACAGAGTCGGAAGAGGAGATCGACGAGGACGACTGGGAAGCCGTCATGGAGCGCGAtgagcgccgcgccacccgGCACACGAACAACGAGCGCATCCGTGCCGAGCGTGCTGAGCGCAAGGAGAcgcgcgaggcggagaagcggaGGATGGAAGAAGAGATTCGGTCCAAAAACCACGTTTTGGAGAAGGTGAGCAACCTGCGCTCCCCGATTTGCTGTGTGCTCGGCCACGTCGATACGGGTAAGACCAGCCTGCTGGATCGCATTCGCTCTACCAACGTACAGGGAGGCGAGGCCGGTGGTATTACGCAGCAGATTGGCGCCACGTTCTTCCCTCGCGAGTCCCTCGTGTCTGCCACGGCGGAGCTGATCAAGAAGCACAAGTGCAACCTTAACGTGCCGGGTCTGCTGGTGATCGACACTCCCGGTCACGAGTCCTTTACAAActtgcgcagccgcggcagcagcctgTGCGACATTGCGATTCTGGTGGTGGATATCATGCATGGTctggagcagcagacgcgcgaGTCCATCCGCCTACTGCGCGAAAAACGGTGTCCATTCATTGTGGCACTGAACAAGGTGGATCGCCTGTTCGACTGGCAGCCGCACGAGAACATGGACATACAGCAGTCACTGGAACTACAGAAGGCGCACGTCCGCAGCGAGTTCCACACGCGCTGGTGCCAGGTGAAGAACGAGCTCTCCGCTGAGGGGCTCAACTCGGAGCTGTACTACAACAACAAAGAGGTGCGCAACGTTGTGTCGGTCGTACCGACGTCGGCCCGCACCGGCGAGGGTGTGTGCGACCTGCTCTTGCTGGAGATTCAGCTCGTGCAGCAGTTCATGGAGGGCAAGGTGACCTACAAGGACGATTTGCAGTGTACAGTGCTGGAGGTGAAGCCGATCACGGGGTACGGCTTCACGATCGACGTCATCCTCATCAACGGCGAGCTGCACGAAGGAGACGAGATATGTCTGTGTGGTCAGAACGGCCCCATCTTCACGCAAATCCGGTCGTTGCTGACACCGCAGCCCCTGCGCgagatgcgtgtgcgcggcgaGTACATTCACCACAAGTCGATCAAGGCTGCAATGGGAGTGAAGATCTCCGGAAATGACTTCGAGTACGTCATCCCCGGTACCCAGCTCCTCGTGGTGCACGCAAACGACAACAAGGAGAAGATCGCCGAGCTGGTCATGAAGGATGCAACCAATATCAACGAGTTCCTGGACCCCGACGGTCTCGGCGTGAGTGTGCAGAGCAGCACCCTCGGCGCCCTCGAAGCCCTTCTGTCGTTCCTGAAAGGCATGAAAATCCCTGTGGCGAGCATTGCCATTGGACCAATCTACAAGCGTCACATGCACCAGGTGCTATCAATGAAGCGGCGCGAGCCGCGCTACGCTGTGATTCTTGCATTCGACGTGCCGGTTtccgaggaggcgcgcgagaTCGCGAAAAAGAACGACATCGACATCTTCGAAGCGAACATCATCTACCACCTCTTTGACAAGTTCACTCGCTACATGAACGAGTATGAGCAGCGCGAAAAGGACCGCCTGCGCTCTGTCGCGGTCTTTCCGGTGCAGTTGAAGATGATTGCCGAGTCGATCCACTCGACCGACCCCATCATCATCCCAGTCACGGTGGAGCGTGGTCAGCTGCGCCCTGGAACGCCACTGAGCGCGATTCGCAAGAAGGACGACAGCGTCGTCGTTATTGGCCGCGTGATGTCGATGGAGCGCGACAACCGGCCAGTGGAGATCGGCACCCCTGGCATGGACCTGGCTGTGAAGATAAACTCCGGTGAGTCGGGTGTCACCGTCGGCCGGCAGTTCGACAACAGTGACATCATTGTGTCGCATATCACTCGCCAGTCCGTGGATGCCGTGAAGAAGTTCAAAGACGAGCTGAAGCCGGATGatgtgttgctgctggccTCGCTCATCAAGGTGCTGAAGGTGCCCAACAAGTAA